A single window of Dermacentor albipictus isolate Rhodes 1998 colony chromosome 1, USDA_Dalb.pri_finalv2, whole genome shotgun sequence DNA harbors:
- the LOC139054687 gene encoding uncharacterized protein — translation MFSAPKDLSAPGRGAAQASASSNDYRVVIPRLPTGKLVVDSVFLHADLSGRPYRAQDFRDALRNVIDLKEISSIGQFQMSHVWMVTCKSSITKSKLVTCGELSVKGRRCLVIDPEPTEVKMKLLWLPERLADDYIREALQAYGKVKSISAESWRVSEMEQMRTLNRDVVLTLADGVGVGDVPHLLHVCGVQSLVLIPGRPPLCLRCNKVGHIRRNCRTPRCEACRRFGHTDEECVVTYADKLRHRTRPPEESLQEHIMDVTEVLDATGDVSSSANTSCASKAPLHVEDNDIAEPPVEKESSEEKEVPATTQTVPAQPANETAADDSSATPKHVNTCAMLSEDRRSSADTSIPKRRATNRSESSTDSETASTTRKARRRKTSTHSGQCRRSRSRRPGEGSEGASPLPSKTDRIEN, via the coding sequence atgttctccgctccaaaggatttatcggcccctggccgaggtgctgctcaggcttcagccagcagcaatgactaccgtgttgtgatacctcgtcttcctaccggtaagctggttgtggactccgttttcctgcatgctgacttaagtggtcgaccgtacagagcccaagacttcagagacgcccttcggaacgttattgacctgaaggaaataagttccatcggtcaatttcagatgtcacacgtgtggatggtgacgtgcaaatcatcaattacaaaatcaaagctagtcacgtgcggagaattatccgtaaaaggtagacgctgccTCGTTATTGACCCCGAGCCCACAGAGGTGAAAATGAAGCTTTtatggcttcctgagcgtttggcAGACGATTACATTCGAGAAGCactccaggcttacgggaaagtgaagtctatatcagcagaaagctggagagtatcggaaatggagcaaatgcgtaccctaaatcgtgacgtggtgttgactcttgccgatggagtcggcgtgggagacgttccacatctgctacacgtttgtggagtgcagagccttgtattgattccaggccggcccccactttgtctccgctgtaacaaggttgggcacatacgtcgaaactgcagaaccccacgttgtgaagccTGCCGACGCTTTGGCCACACAGATGAAGAATGTGTTGTGACATACGCCGACAAGCTACGACACAGGACAAGGCCTCCAGAAGAAAGCCTGCAGGAACACATAATGGATGTTACTGAGGTTCTCGACGCAACGGGAGACGTTTCCTCTTCCGCGAATACCAGCTGTGCCAGTAAAGCCCCTCTACATGTTGAAGACAATGACATCGCAGAACCGCCCGtggaaaaggaaagtagcgaagagaaagaagtgcccgCTACTACGCAGACAGTTCCCGCCCAGCCAGCgaatgagacagccgctgatgactCATCTGCTACACCGAAGCACGTCAACACGTGCGCTATGCTGTCAGAAGACAGACGAAGTAGCGCGGATACgtcaattccgaagcgccgtgcgactaacagatcagaatcaagcacggacagcgagacggccagtaccacaaggaaagcacgtcgccgcaaaacatcgacACACTCAGGACAGTGCCGGCGATCAAGGTCCAGGAGGCCTGGTGAGggttcggagggagcctcaccgttaCCCTCTAAGACCGACCGCATAGAGAATTAG